One segment of Vulpes lagopus strain Blue_001 chromosome 8, ASM1834538v1, whole genome shotgun sequence DNA contains the following:
- the SOX7 gene encoding transcription factor SOX-7, whose product MASLLGAYPWPEGLECPALEAELSDGLSPPAAPRQPGDKGSESRIRRPMNAFMVWAKDERKRLAVQNPDLHNAELSKMLGKSWKALTLSQKRPYVDEAERLRLQHMQDYPNYKYRPRRKKQAKRLCKRVDPGFLLSSLSRDQNALPEKRGGGRGALGEKEDRGEYSPGSALPSLRGCYHEGPSGGGGGGGTPGSVDTYPYGLPTPPEMSPLDVLEPEQTFFSSPCQEEHAHSRRIPHLPGPPYSPEYAPSPLHCGHPLGSLALGQSPGVSMMSTVPACPPSPAYYSPATYHPLHSNLHAHLGQLSPPPEHPGFDALDQLSQVELLGDMDRNEFDQYLNTPGHPDSAAGAVALSGHAPGSQVTSTGPTETSLISVLADATATYYNSYSVS is encoded by the exons ATGGCCTCGCTGTTGGGAGCTTACCCGTGGCCCGAGGGGCTCGAGTGCCCGGCCCTGGAAGCCGAGCTGTCGGACGGGCTgtcgccgcccgccgcgccccgccaGCCAGGGGACAAGGGCTCGGAGAGCCGCATCCGGCGGCCCATGAACGCCTTCATGGTGTGGGCCAAGGACGAGAGGAAGCGTCTGGCGGTGCAGAACCCGGACCTGCACAACGCCGAGCTCAGCAAGATGCTGG GAAAGTCGTGGAAGGCGCTCACGCTGTCCCAGAAGAGGCCCTACGTGGACGAGGCGGAGCGGCTGCGCCTGCAGCACATGCAGGACTACCCCAACTACAAGTACCGCCCGCGCAGGAAGAAGCAGGCCAAGCGCCTCTGCAAGCGCGTGGACCCGGGCTTCCTCCTGAGCTCGCTGTCCCGGGACCAGAACGCTCTGCCCGAGAAgaggggcggcggccgcggggcgctgggggagaaggaggacAGGGGTGAGTACTCCCCGGGCTCCGCCCTGCCCAGCCTGCGGGGCTGCTACCACGAGGGgccgagcggcggcggcggcggcggcggcacccCCGGCAGCGTGGACACTTACCCGTACGGGCTGCCCACGCCCCCAGAAATGTCGCCCCTGGACGTCCTGGAGCCGGAGCAgaccttcttctcctccccctgccaggaGGAGCATGCGCACTCCCGCCGCATCCCGCACCTGCCGGGGCCCCCTTACTCACCGGAGTacgcccccagccccctccactgCGGCCACCCCCTGGGCTCCCTGGCCCTCGGGCAGTCCCCGGGCGTCTCTATGATGTCCACCGTACCCGCCTGCCCCCCGTCTCCTGCCTATTACTCCCCTGCCACCTACCACCCTCTCCACTCCAACCTCCACGCCCACCTTGGCCAGCTCTCCCCCCCTCCCGAACACCCCGGCTTTGATGCCCTGGATCAGCTGAGCCAGGTGGAACTGCTGGGGGACATGGATCGCAATGAGTTCGACCAGTATTTGAACACTCCTGGCCACCCGGACTCTGCCGCAGGGGCTGTGGCCCTCAGTGGGCATGCCCCGGGCTCCCAGGTGACATCAACAGGCCCCACAGAGACCAGCCTCATCTCCGTGCTGGCCGATGCCACGGCCACGTACTACAACAGCTACAGCGTGTCATAG
- the LOC121497666 gene encoding vegetative cell wall protein gp1-like, with amino-acid sequence MAARGSPPSAPRAGADLALARPGRPTWLAAAARPLIYQLGAAASSNDSPRRRGPSLRLGAGPLPASRATASPLRPSLPGVRAPPPPGPRAPGAGVAERGAGSRAPGAARSALAPERSRTPGPCPDRPWPPAPGTPRRTAARQVSLGLAGREGQDQESPGAGCEPSPREHSYFSQDDPSFNSLAPSQLWRPTLARAAGSPARGCVLSSPSPSPPSTPRAVPPAVPRSGFPFIRSAVRPLSSNTLISTSLRGPRGLQLPPLQLFSRGISLWLYFLPSPSGSSGSWLLRVESLGPTPPALPQDFPVPLILTPQGWTAAAGSGPALSSEG; translated from the exons ATGGCCGCACGGGGGTCCCCTCCCTCGGCTCCCAGGGCAGGCGCTGACCTGGCCCTCGCGCGGCCCGGGCGTCCAACTTGGCTGGCAGCCGCGGCCCGTCCCCTTATTTATCAGCTTGGGGCGGCCGCGTCCTCCAATGACTCTCCAAGGCGGCGCGGCCCCTCCCTCCGTCTCGGCGCGGGCCCCCTCCCGGCGTCCCGGGCCACCGCGTCCCCTCTCCGACCC tCCCTCCCGGGAGTCCGCGCCCCGCCGCCTCccggcccgcgcgccccgggcgCAGGTGTCGCggagcggggagccgggagccgggcgcCGGGAGCCGCCCGCAGTGCCCTCGCCCCGGAGCGGAGCCGGACCCCGGGGCCCTGTCCCGACCGGCCGTGGCCTCCCGCGCCTGGAACGCCGCGGAGGACCGCAGCCAGGCAGGTTTCGCTGGGCCTGGCCGGGCGCGAGGGACAGGACCAGGAATCCCCCGGAGCAGGCTGTGAGCCGTCCCCGAGAGAACATTCCTACTTTTCCCAGGATGACCCGAGCTTCAACAGCCTCGCCCCCAGCCAACTTTGGCGGCCGACGCTGGCAAGGGCCGCGGGTTCCCCCGCCCGGGGCTGCGTGCTGAGCTCCCCGAGCCCCAGCCCTCCCTCGACGCCCCGGGCGGTGCCGCCGGCTGTCCCGCGTTCTGGGTTCCCCTTTATTCGCTCTGCCGTCCGACCTCTCTCCTCCAACACCCTCATCTCCACTAGTCTCCGAGGGCCCAGGGGTCTCCAGCTCCCACCTCTCCAGCTCTTCTCTCGGGGAATTTCCCTATGGTTGTATTTTCTCCCGTCCCCGTCGGGCTCCTCCGGCTCCTGGCTCCTCCGAGTGGAGTCGCTCGGACCCACCCCTCCCGCGCTCCCCCAGGACTTTCCAGTTCCTCTCATCCTGACTCCCCAGGGTTGGACAGCAGCTGCAGGCTCTGGGCCGGCGCTCAGCTCGGAGGGCTGA